GCTTGAAGAAGCCCAGTTCTAACAACAAAGCTTCAATGAAAAGACTTGAGACCCCATCAAAACCCGCAAAAGGCATGAAGGGGAATCCCAATATGATCCCTGATAATGATTCCTAAACCTCCTCTATTGGTCTTCTTCACCCAGGCTGCATTGCAATTTACCTTCACAAAAGCATCAACAGGAGGGGACCAGCCGCAAGGAGGGAGAGGAGAACGAACTGAAACTGCAGCAGGGACTGAATTAGACTTAAAACAAACCTCCGAGAATTCATTGAAAGCCCTTTCAGCCATAGAGATCACTTGCTGAGGAGACCAACAAAGGTTGTTGAAGATCAGTTGGTTTCGAGCCTTCCAAATAAACCAGATCAGGAACGAAGCCATAGAATTACAATATGTCACTAACCTCCAATTAGTGTCATCTTTGTGATGTTAATTTCCACAATTTTGGGCACACTTGCCAATCAATaaaacatgttttttattttcccaacCAATAATAACTTTTGCTCATTTGGGTTGGAAGACCATTAAGATAGCAATAAGTGTACATAAAAAAAGACTCACAATAGTTTTTTAACATTAAAAGTTGGTAGGGAAATGCTAAGCACTATAATCTTGTAGATATAAAGGCCAACCAAGCCACCAGGGAGGATAGACTAGCATCctctctcttcatttcttcttagTTCTTACATGAAATGACTTTGCTGTCCTCTTAAGTAATTTATCAAACCGTTTCATCGCGGCTCATTAGTACCATTCCTTTATATCATTTTCTCAGAGAACCCTCACCCaatttttaaatcaaaatgaaCCCGCTCACCTACGTTCCTTGCTTGACACTAGTTGTATTTgttgacataaatgcccttgtCTTCCATAAGTGTCAAGCAATAACTGTATGTACAGCGTGCACGTACGTACATGAAGGTGAAGGGATGCCCCAAAGGAAGAGATAATAACACACTTAATTAATTAGAAAGAAACATTAATTACTTAATTTTCATTAACAAACGTTGACGGGGTTCCCTCTTAACCAACAAGGAAAAAGTGAATGATAAGAAAAGGTCCTAAGTTATGAAGCTTATAAGGAACTTCAGTTCTCCATCTTTAAAAGCTACAAGCTTCCATTGGTTTCCAATTCTCAGCTCAAAAGAACCAGTAAAACACCTTTGCAAGCAAACCTCACAACCATCTCTCAAGGCTTTTTGGTAGCATCAAATCAGTAAGTGTCCATGGGGAGATCTCCCTGCTGTGACAAAGCCAACGTGAAAAGAGGGCCATGGTCTCCTGAAGAAGACACAGCTCTCAAGAACTATGTCCAAAGATATGGCACTGGTGGAAGCTGGATTTCTTTACCCACCAAAGCAGGTCCTTCTtcctttttacatttttttttttggtttacctAAATCTCTTTTGAAAACCCACATCCATTAATCATGTTTCATGCTCTAATCTTAAGCTTTTTACTGGTACCCATTTCAGAATTTCCGCTCTTCCCTTttaattattttggttttattttttgtgcgACTTTGATCTAATTGTTGGGTACCTACTTACTCTGTTTTAGTTTTGTTCTCACTTTAGGACTCAAAAGATGTGGCAAGAGCTGCCGTTTGAGATGGCTTAATTATCTCAGACCAGACATCAAACATGGAGGTTTTACTGAAGAAGAAGTCAACATTATCTGTAGCCTCTACAATAGCATAGGAAGCAGGTAAGGTTAATTAATTtcatttctcttaattttttttgttattactGATCTATTAATTTACTTATTTTCTCAGGTGGTCTATCATTGCTTCTCATCTACCAGGAAGAACTGATAATGATGTGAAGAATTACTGGAATACCAAACTGAAGAAGAAATTATTAGCAGGAAAGAATGGTGTTTATCTCAGTAACACTGTTACTCCTAGTTGCAACACAAGCTTCACAACATTGCCATTGTCCAGTGAAGTTGGGCTAGTACAAAACTTGAATCCAAACACACTTATTGTTTCAGACCCAACTCAATTCTCATCATCTCAAGAAATTTCATCAGGCATTTCAAttgcttcatcttcttctcttgccATGGACAATTCTTATGTCTCATGGCCTAGCAATGGAGGTAGCGAAGACGATTACGGGTTTTTCATGGATTTGGGTTTTGGATCTCCATATGATATCCTCAATGGCTTTGGTTTTCAGGGGAAGAACACTGAAGTTGATCCAAATTTGGCTGACCCTTCTTGCCCTAATTTGTTTGTTAATGACACAGACACTAAACCACAAGGGTTGTTGTATCAGAGTCAGAAAGTTACACTCTACTAGTTCAGAATGTCCCATCAGGAAATTGAGAAAAGATAGACACTAACTTCCATTTTAGATTCTGGCTTTACTGGGTCTTCAAGTCTTGATCATGTTAATGGTgtgggagaagaaaaaaaaaatacaggttCCATGTAAATGAATTTTTATTAAGTAACGGAAACTATAGTAGAAGATTTTTAGATTATTCTATATAATTTGGATTTAGATTTTGTTTATAATCTTCCATAGAACTTGTCAGTACTTGGTCTTTggttcagtttttgtttttcagaGAGGGGATGTCCTCAGCAAAGACTGACTGTTTCTGTCTTGTCAGTCGTCACGAAAGTTGTATGAAATGGCCAATtcaaggtctctctctctctctctctctctctctcatcatttTGTGTGTGACATGAATAATAATTCTTATCCTTTCTTGTTGAGTTTCTCAGAAACTTCATGTACAGGGTCTTTTACCCTTTTTCTCAACATCCAATTAAAGGGTCTGGGGATAGTATGGATTCCCATCTTATAGCAATTAAGAATTAATTGTGGTAAACATTATTTTAAGTCATTAGACAAATAATTACATACAAGACATTAGTTTAACACTAAAATAAGTTAAAAACTTCTTAAATCATAGCTTGTCGATATCCTATTTGTAGAGGGAAAAAATAATGGCCATATGATTTGTTTATTAATTAAAACATTATCTTATTTGAATTGTATAAGTTGAAACTGATGCTATTGGATTTAGCTTGGAAGACCAATAATCCCATATGACATAAGGAAAAAACTGCAAGATTACATATTGACTCACTCACATATTGGAACTTATTGTTACCTATGAAAATTAGAAGCGCGTTTACGTGGattattttttatcatctcGCAATGTTTAATAGAGTTTAAAGTTGAACATATTATCCATATCATCATCTAATCATGAGTGTgtagtttcaatttttttatcgGGTACTAGGTATCTTAGATGAATTGCTAAATAATTAAATGAGAAAGCTCTATATATCGTGCTCCACGTGTAGTACTCATTCAAGTAGAcgtggcaaaaaaaaaaaaaatccaattggaACATCTTCCAATTATATATGTTTTCAGTTGGTcacatttttctttgttttagatTGATTTAATGATTTAATTTGAGGTTTTGGATAGTCTTCATTTTCTTAATTGTTTAAAATTTACATAAGGTCTATTGACTATCAAAGTTCATTCAATTTTTCCAAATCAGAAAAAGGTCTATTGAGGACCAAAGTTCAATAACCTAAACCACTCTAATTTTCTATTACATTGAGAATTAGTTtgatgttaccaaaaaaaagaaaaaaagaattagtTTGATAAAGATGTTCAAGAAAGACGCGCCCCACGATTAAAGAATGGGATTGGGAGGTTAAAACAATAAGGGATCAAGTGTTGTTGAAGCATGTgctttttattataaaattttgggggaaaattacaaaaataattcaGTCAAATTATAagatatatataatataagaaaGACGTATcaaatgcacgaggctcccgccactatggGGTTTTGATGAGGGTTATAATGTACGTAGTCTTACCCCCCCCCGGCGCTTCACCAAGAGGCTTTTTCCCAACTCAAATCCACAACCATTAGGtcgcaatagagcaaccttCTCTTTGTGTCAAATCCCCCTCTTATAAAAGATACATTATGTCTTTAAAAAATGTGTCATGGGATACatgtatggattttttttttttaaaaaaaattgtatgtaCATGAATTATCTAGGCTGACATTGCACGTGACACTCTGTCCGAGCAAGGGTACGGTGGATATTACACGTGGCATTCTGTCTAGGCTGCACAGGCCGCTACGGATAGGACGCCGTAAAAGATCTATATTAGTAGGCCACAGTCCCAAATTGGAAAcagtccattttttttataagtaaatCTAAAGAGAGTGTAAATGActtcttaattgtgaggtgttgaaTCCTTAGGGAACATGTAACATATGTACTTTTCCATCGGTAATCATTAACACATAGCCAATAGCCAATAGCCAATAGCCATCTTCTGCTGATTCAATAAGAAGCCCAAGGGTATCCTTCCTTTGACTACTAATTACTACAATCATATCTAGTCTAAGATCAAAGCATCTCATGATTCAAAGTTGGCAAGTCCAATAGGGTTCTCTTTGCTTAGAGGTATTGTATATGCAATTTAGCACATTGATTAGAAGATCAAGCAAGATGTTGCAAAGTTTCTTTCAtccaccttttttttatttttcttctgtttcgatCTGGGGAGGAGTTATGTGCTTCATCCTAAGCCTTTTATTAACAAACGTGTTCCCCTTTTCACCCAAGGGGTAGAAATTCCCTATTTTTATGGTGTTCTTGAATCATAAATGTGAGATGGGACATTAGGAGAATAATAATAGTAGTAGCCCTCAAAAGAGAAATTTTTGTCTTTCAAGAAAAATGCTGCCTAGTCATGTGGCTCTTGTACTTATGCAGGGACCAATGATGGACATACAAGGGGCATGGACCAAGgagggatttttcattttaaaggaGAGAAGGTGGGAGGGCGACTGGGTAGACGGGGGCGGTCATTTTAGGGGGCTTGTGTCTAAACTCTGAACACAAGGCCATGCGAACCACGCAaggttcttttacttcttaataaagttctttttttgttttttggattaaAAGCTTGTATaatttggggggaggggggggggggggagggaggggatggggataggccccaaggtagTTTGAATTCATGGCCTCCAAGAGGATTGATGATGTTAAGTAATCATGTGTTCATTATGAATCATTTCCTTTAAAATAAACAgagttgtttattttttattttttatcttttattattttttggtataattttttttaaaattccaaaCCACGTGCTTTtcccttacaaaaaaaatagaaaagtaaTAGACCATGTGCTGGGCGGCCGGTTCCCTTACATTAATCCCCCTTACCACTAAATTAAATTACTATTAACCAAAACTTTTCATTGGCCCCTTTCTATGAATTCAGTGATTTGACTCTTCTTCCATCgtggttttaaaaaatcatatCATATTGGGAAAAGATCCTCTCTACGTGGCAGGAGCTGAAGaatccagcccaacaaaacaaGGGGTATTTGGGTCATTTTATAGAGggcccacctatgaaatgatccAAACACCTCTTATTTTGCTGGACTAGATCCTCTAGCTCCCGCCACAATTGGAGGAGAACCAGGTCCTCTAACAACTGGAGGCCCTTGGGGTGTGTGTCCGAATGGCTCCAGCAAGTGGCTGGtgtgttggagaggatccaagtcCCATATTGGATGTATCCGTCGATATAGATCCATATTCGCATCGACAATGTCCAATATGAATATCTATCTAATCTTGTATTAGTAAATcgattttaaatgaaaataaatccgttcaaaaaattattttttaaaaaccatgTCTTCTAGGATCGTAGTACCTCACATGATTTCAAGAATCAGACTTGGATAGGTCGAATTGATCAATTCAATCGGAATCATGGAGCCAAACGTTGATTTTGATCAATCCAGAGTGATCGATCCATGTCGGGTTTCTAGGGTTCAGATTGGTTCCAATTGATTACACCAGAATCAACTGGACCCGATTCCATATTTAATAACTTTGGTATCTTGAGAACGACTGTTTAGCATAGTTGATATAAGTGTGGAGCGTAAAAACCTGCCTTACCAGAAGATCTTGAATTCCCCTCCCTCCCTTCCTTAATACCCCCAGATGAGGTACCTATCTTAAAAAACAACTTTGGTATCTCATGAACTCATCAACCATAGCCACTTTTGTTACGAATTGGGAATTTATGATCCATCAAAGACACAACTCAATTCAAAGGATTTGGGGGACCATTCACACTTTAGATGTTGAAGCGGTAACGGacgagagaaagagaatgaaacttgaaagaaaatCTGGCCCTTACGGCCTTTTTGACTCAATAGCTTAGCGAAATCCTCACGCAGGCTTTTTTAATTCGTCCGTAAGTGCTTGCTCTCTCTGTCGCTCTTGATGCTCCAATTATTTAGTCCATTAACATTATTTAATTTAGGAAAACCCCTAAGGTCTAAACCCTTTAGAGGGTTCAGTTTTTACCCATTATTGGGTTATTTTAGGTTAGGTACCCCTACTCTGGCCTAGGGCTCTTGACTTCTTGTTAAAAGAGTTATTCCTTTTCCTCAATTTTGGGCTGTTTGGTCGATTTCAGGTCTTTAGGGTGGGTGGCTTTGGAAAAATATGAATTGAGGCCAATAATGTGCTATTACAACAAAGCCTCTACCAAACATGGATTAAGTAAAGAGAATCTGTAACGGTATCCACCTCACAtagattctgattctgattcgaTTGGAATTGGCCTGAACCCTAAAACCCAGTATTAATTGATTGGATCAAATCTGATTTCTCGAATCATGGTAAGTAATAATCCTGAACCCTATCTAAGGTGAATGGAAATCCATTCATTGTAGATTCAAATGCACGTGGGATGTACGAAAGCATTTTAGAaatagggtttgtgaaccctaggatggtgtgaTGAACTTTTCAATCTAgtagaggaaaactttctcctttaaGAATTTAATGAGGTATGAAACATTAATAATCCTATCTTAAGTTGGATGTCTACTATGGTACAGTAGAGAAATGACCTCATTAATCTTGATTTTGGAGCCTTCTTTGGTCattcctctctccttcttttttaattaatatattcaATATTAAGTATTAAATATTTCATAAGCAATGGACAAATGGAGTAATCACAAATTAATAAGAACAATTCAATCAAGACATGCTTTTCTGAACTCCctttcaagagagagagagagagagagggggggggggggggagcagaaAACATGGTGTATGCCGTTCAATGGTGCCTTTGAAAGAGAGCTATTATGAAGTCAATGATATAGACTTGATCTTTTGTGGAACCCCTACACAAGCATTTCAACCTCATTGATTCAATTTCAACTAATtaaaataagggagaatgttctctgtgccgcagcgcaggctgtgtccaggcacatgggcagcctgtgcagagAGCAGGGTGgccattgcacccacccccatgtgcctgggcacagactgcgctgcggcacagagaacaacgccccttaaaatatataaaataagatATTTCTCATACTTTATCTTGCTTTTGGACACTTTACATTAGAACTAAATGGAGcaataatgatattttttttttatgggaagaGAAAATATATATGAGCAATAATGATATGTTTGTCCAAAGATTATTCCCCATGAAAAAAAGTATATTAGAAggacaatttattttttttaatccaacaaGTATAAAAAATTTCTCTAAATTGCCATAAATAACTGTTGGGTGATAAATTTGATAGAGTGgaaattttgtggataagtGCATCCAAAGATCCCCTTCTCTCATGTAGCTTTAGCCAAAACAAAGTACACCAAATGACAAAATAAGATTTTGGAAATccaatgaaaaataaatta
The nucleotide sequence above comes from Telopea speciosissima isolate NSW1024214 ecotype Mountain lineage chromosome 3, Tspe_v1, whole genome shotgun sequence. Encoded proteins:
- the LOC122655012 gene encoding transcription factor MYB36-like — translated: MGRSPCCDKANVKRGPWSPEEDTALKNYVQRYGTGGSWISLPTKAGLKRCGKSCRLRWLNYLRPDIKHGGFTEEEVNIICSLYNSIGSRWSIIASHLPGRTDNDVKNYWNTKLKKKLLAGKNGVYLSNTVTPSCNTSFTTLPLSSEVGLVQNLNPNTLIVSDPTQFSSSQEISSGISIASSSSLAMDNSYVSWPSNGGSEDDYGFFMDLGFGSPYDILNGFGFQGKNTEVDPNLADPSCPNLFVNDTDTKPQGLLYQSQKVTLY